A single region of the Manihot esculenta cultivar AM560-2 chromosome 12, M.esculenta_v8, whole genome shotgun sequence genome encodes:
- the LOC110627992 gene encoding protein LAZY 1 isoform X2, with protein MKLLGWMHRKFRQNSSEPLKDFAIGQPSLDDQQYYAKPNYGTRSFKQAQKDHLRKSFAGMEAARIEEEEEEDYEEESSAAISELFHGFLAIGTLGSDPVNTNPSTPTFAISVENITEKETEVTENELKLINDELEKVLVAEEDNDSSGRNSYVSAGRSSQGSTITLSGKPIEGQETNVNESTVCPLQGYLFGSAIELSETTTVAKKENRTSLGELFQRTKIAEENSGGKCERDEKRIEKEADKSTVHLMKKMLKKKMSHASSRSSAAAAGGTVDPALAETKLHKILQMFHRKVHPESSTSARKADKPQKNENKKSTNNGGHNNGSQMLLDEDITVLPQRALSKRSIRRYKSQSNPPQFTLSSSDSNGSREYWIKTDADYLVLEL; from the exons atgaag TTACTAGGTTGGATGCACCGTAAGTTCCGTCAGAATAGCAGTGAGCCGCTGAAGGATTTTGCCATTG GACAGCCATCACTTGATGACCAACAATACTACGCAAAACCAAACTATGGAACCCGATCATTCAAGCAAGCCCAGAAAGATCACCTTCGAAAATCTTTTGCTGGCATGGAAGCAGctagaattgaagaagaagaagaggaagactATGAAGAAGAATCATCAGCTGCCATATCTGAGTTATTCCATGGTTTTCTTGCAATTGGTACCCTTGGTTCAGATCCAGTCAATACCAATCCCTCGACACCAACATTTGCCATCTCTGTTGAGAACATAACTGAAAAAGAGACTGAAGTAACTGAGAACGAATTGAAGCTCATCAATGATGAGTTGGAGAAGGTTCTGGTGGCGGAAGAAGATAATGACTCATCAGGAAGAAACAGTTATGTCAGTGCAGGGAGGAGCAGTCAGGGTAGCACTATTACCCTTAGTGGAAAGCCAATAGAAGGCCAGGAGACAAATGTGAATGAATCTACAGTCTGTCCACTCCAGGGGTACCTTTTTGGTTCAGCAATTGAACTATCAGAAACAACAActgtggcaaagaaggaaaataGAACATCCCTTGGCGAGCTCTTTCAGAGGACTAAAATAGCAGAAGAGAATTCTGGGGGTAAATGTGAAAGGGATGAGAAGCGCATCGAGAAGGAAGCTGATAAATCTACTGTGCATCTCATGAAAAAGATGCTGAAGAAAAAAATGTCCCATGCTTCTTCTAGGAGCTCTGCTGCCGCTGCTGGTGGAACTGTTGATCCTGCTTTAGCAGAAACGAAACTGCACAAG ATCCTACAAATGTTCCACAGGAAAGTTCATCCTGAAAGCTCAACATCAGCAAGGAAGGCAGATAAACCCCAAAAGAACGAGAATAAGAAGAGCACCAACAATGGGGGACACAACAATGGAAGTCAAATGCTCCTAGATGAAGACATCACAGTACTTCCTCAGCGAGCCCTTTCAAAGCGCAGCATAAGGCGCTACAAGAGTCAATCTAACCCACCCCAGTTCACTCTTAGCAGCAGTGACTCAAATGGAAGCAGGGAATACTGGATAAAAACAGATGCAGACT ACCTTGTGTTGGAGCTGTAA
- the LOC110628909 gene encoding uncharacterized protein LOC110628909, which translates to MSGVSLATATRNDPKEAATKPTKPLDKQEQTMIGSVMGSLRVIELQLVAFIMVFSASGLVPLLDLLFPAFASVYILVLARFAFPSNGRFSSGPQEIFQGTKFFRLYVIVGTTVGLFLPLAYVLGGFARGDDHAVRSATPHLFLLSFQILTENIISGLSLFSPPVRALVPLLYTVRRIFVIIDWIQDVWLNKTLSANAQVKDIGWHWFGRILAAVNLVYFSTNLFGFLIPGFLPRAFEKYLEERDETHMKMAEDKRSAAGNKPQSTDKKAD; encoded by the exons ATGTCAGGTGTCTCTCTCGCCACAGCTACTAGAAATGACCCTAAAGAGGCCGCCACAAAACCCACGAAGCCCCTTGACAAGCAAGAACAAACTATGATTGGGAGCGTAATGGGATCACTGCGGGTGATTGAACTCCAATTAGTTGCTTTCATAATGGTTTTCTCAGCAAGTGGTCTTGTCCCACTTCTTGATTTACTATTCCCGGCCTTTGCTTCTGTTTATATTTTAGTGTTGGCTCGTTTTGCTTTCCCTTCAAATGGCCGTTTCAGTTCAGGCCCTCAAGAGATATTTCAAGGAACCAAGTTCTTTAGGTTGTATGTCATTGTAGGAACCACAGTGGGGCTGTTCTTGCCTCTGGCATACGTGTTAGGCGGCTTCGCAAGAGGCGATGATCATGCCGTCCGATCAGCTACACCTCACTTGTTCTTGCTCTCATTTCAAATACTGACTGAGAATATCATCAGTGGGTTGTCGCTTTTTTCGCCTCCGGTGAGAGCATTAGTCCCATTGCTTTACACAGTGAGGAGGATCTTTGTTATTATTGATTGGATACAGGATGTGTGGCTTAACAAAACTCTATCAGCTAATGCACAAGTCAAG GATATTGGCTGGCATTGGTTTGGGAGGATTCTAGCAGCTGTGAACCTTGTATATTTCTCTACCAATCTTTTTGGATTTTTGATTCCTGGATTCCTTCCTCGCGCATTCGAGAAGTATTTGGAGGAGAGGGATGAAACTCATATGAAGATGGCAGAGGACAAGCGATCTGCTGCTGGAAACAAACCACAATCAACAGATAAGAAAGCTGATTAG
- the LOC110627765 gene encoding uncharacterized protein LOC110627765 — MKIKNKGKVYPSPASSSSSVAAIKGGDRDVLSVLKLLPAAILALASVLSLEDREVLAYMITRSLKTTTNHNPNDPSSLSQDSKRKSSKKPPNAPTTNFVSSNHKPPIFDCDCFDCYTSYWFRWDSSSNRELIHQVIEAFEEHLTNGEQSRKSSKGKRRDRVGRRVGEKPVLDVTDRPEMLETPPLNADESSIVSPDDDVPLVGTPERAAEGEGEEEKGAKRTEEKSELVPAVETEEMAVVRSPQAVSSHKGLARKVLPDVLGLLNSRLWSLWGPNV; from the coding sequence ATGAAGATAAAGAACAAAGGCAAAGTATACCCATCTCCagcatcttcatcttcttctgttGCCGCCATTAAAGGCGGTGACAGAGATGTGCTCTCTGTACTCAAGCTTCTTCCTGCCGCCATTCTCGCTTTAGCTTCCGTTCTCTCCCTTGAAGACCGTGAAGTTCTTGCTTATATGATCACCAGGTCACTGAAAACCACCACCAACCATAACCCAAACgacccttcttctctttctcaaGATTCCAAGAGAAAATCCTCCAAAAAACCACCAAATGCCCCCACTACCAACTTTGTTAGTAGTAACCACAAGCCTCCTATATTTGATTGTGATTGTTTTGACTGTTATACAAGCTATTGGTTCAGGTGGGATTCTTCTTCTAATCGCGAGCTCATCCATCAAGTCattgaagcttttgaagaacaCTTGACAAACGGTGAACAATCCAGGAAAAGCTCCAAAGGTAAAAGACGGGACAGAGTGGGTCGTCGGGTTGGTGAGAAGCCGGTTCTTGATGTTACTGACCGACCCGAAATGCTGGAGACTCCTCCACTGAACGCCGATGAATCCTCCATTGTTTCTCCTGATGATGACGTCCCACTCGTTGGTACGCCTGAGAGAGCGGCTGAAGGAGAAGGGGAAGAGGAAAAGGGAGCTAAGAGAACTGAAGAGAAGAGTGAGTTGGTGCCGGCGGTGGAGACGGAAGAGATGGCGGTGGTAAGGTCACCGCAGGCAGTAAGCAGCCATAAGGGTTTGGCAAGGAAGGTATTGCCGGACGTTTTAGGATTATTAAATTCTCGTTTATGGAGTCTCTGGGGTCCGAATGTGTAG
- the LOC110627992 gene encoding protein LAZY 1 isoform X1 encodes MKLLGWMHRKFRQNSSEPLKDFAIGHACNCLIGQPSLDDQQYYAKPNYGTRSFKQAQKDHLRKSFAGMEAARIEEEEEEDYEEESSAAISELFHGFLAIGTLGSDPVNTNPSTPTFAISVENITEKETEVTENELKLINDELEKVLVAEEDNDSSGRNSYVSAGRSSQGSTITLSGKPIEGQETNVNESTVCPLQGYLFGSAIELSETTTVAKKENRTSLGELFQRTKIAEENSGGKCERDEKRIEKEADKSTVHLMKKMLKKKMSHASSRSSAAAAGGTVDPALAETKLHKILQMFHRKVHPESSTSARKADKPQKNENKKSTNNGGHNNGSQMLLDEDITVLPQRALSKRSIRRYKSQSNPPQFTLSSSDSNGSREYWIKTDADYLVLEL; translated from the exons atgaag TTACTAGGTTGGATGCACCGTAAGTTCCGTCAGAATAGCAGTGAGCCGCTGAAGGATTTTGCCATTG GTCATGCTTGCAATTGTCTTATAGGACAGCCATCACTTGATGACCAACAATACTACGCAAAACCAAACTATGGAACCCGATCATTCAAGCAAGCCCAGAAAGATCACCTTCGAAAATCTTTTGCTGGCATGGAAGCAGctagaattgaagaagaagaagaggaagactATGAAGAAGAATCATCAGCTGCCATATCTGAGTTATTCCATGGTTTTCTTGCAATTGGTACCCTTGGTTCAGATCCAGTCAATACCAATCCCTCGACACCAACATTTGCCATCTCTGTTGAGAACATAACTGAAAAAGAGACTGAAGTAACTGAGAACGAATTGAAGCTCATCAATGATGAGTTGGAGAAGGTTCTGGTGGCGGAAGAAGATAATGACTCATCAGGAAGAAACAGTTATGTCAGTGCAGGGAGGAGCAGTCAGGGTAGCACTATTACCCTTAGTGGAAAGCCAATAGAAGGCCAGGAGACAAATGTGAATGAATCTACAGTCTGTCCACTCCAGGGGTACCTTTTTGGTTCAGCAATTGAACTATCAGAAACAACAActgtggcaaagaaggaaaataGAACATCCCTTGGCGAGCTCTTTCAGAGGACTAAAATAGCAGAAGAGAATTCTGGGGGTAAATGTGAAAGGGATGAGAAGCGCATCGAGAAGGAAGCTGATAAATCTACTGTGCATCTCATGAAAAAGATGCTGAAGAAAAAAATGTCCCATGCTTCTTCTAGGAGCTCTGCTGCCGCTGCTGGTGGAACTGTTGATCCTGCTTTAGCAGAAACGAAACTGCACAAG ATCCTACAAATGTTCCACAGGAAAGTTCATCCTGAAAGCTCAACATCAGCAAGGAAGGCAGATAAACCCCAAAAGAACGAGAATAAGAAGAGCACCAACAATGGGGGACACAACAATGGAAGTCAAATGCTCCTAGATGAAGACATCACAGTACTTCCTCAGCGAGCCCTTTCAAAGCGCAGCATAAGGCGCTACAAGAGTCAATCTAACCCACCCCAGTTCACTCTTAGCAGCAGTGACTCAAATGGAAGCAGGGAATACTGGATAAAAACAGATGCAGACT ACCTTGTGTTGGAGCTGTAA
- the LOC110627686 gene encoding uncharacterized protein LOC110627686 translates to MGKLLCDSTAVAETTFQPSSPALHWRDTNGASLEAVDLLDQSVTTTTTTTWEDVIGLEDQQRRHLQKLQAKGVLWKHPGDDNKASAHSSPPRSVVFRLSHGGEVSPDGNCLFTASQRAMMARDIDARELRRRTVRRFSEDFESGSDEEKEVINDAIRHMYSPDLKSGWGIHVVQEVKLLAKKEDRVNLDSVIEELVQLGMQREMAGESIYKERCIPVNDGPSWAKYMSISGSTDDEYDIITLQYTEEGLLSIDENREGHAAAFGDDIAIECLATEFKREIYVVQAHGSDAMVDEENCVFFLPHRPRGEICELPFFLFMKGTGWCGAGADHYEPLIANPSSLVSTEKVAVVL, encoded by the exons ATGGGGAAACTTCTATGCGATTCAACAGCTGTTGCTGAGACGACATTTCAGCCTTCGTCGCCGGCCCTCCATTGGAGAGACACCAATGGGGCTTCTCTCGAAGCAGTTGATCTCCTGGACCAGAGTGTAACAACGACTACCACAACAACGTGGGAGGACGTGATTGGCTTGGAGGACCAGCAGAGACGCCATTTACAGAAACTACAAGCCAAAGGTGTGCTTTGGAAGCATCCAGGGGATGATAATAAAGCATCTGCGCATTCTTCGCCGCCGAGATCGGTGGTTTTCAGGCTGTCTCACGGGGGAGAGGTGTCGCCAGACGGGAATTGCCTATTCACAGCGTCACAGAGGGCAATGATGGCGCGTGATATTGACGCGCGGGAGCTGAGGAGGCGGACGGTGCGGCGGTTCTCGGAGGACTTCGAGTCTGGGagtgatgaagaaaaagaagtgaTAAATGACGCTATTAGGCACATGTACTCCCCGGATCTGAAGAGCGGATGGGGGATTCATGTGGTTCAAGAGGTCAAGCTCTTGGCCAAGAAGGAGGATCGCGTGAATTTGGATTCCGTGATCGAAGAGCTCGTTCAGCTGGGGATGCAAAG AGAAATGGCGGGCGAGTCTATATACAAAGAGAGATGTATTCCAGTGAATGATGGCCCCAGTTGGGCAAAATACATGTCGATCTCTGGTTCAACTGATGATGAGTATGATAtcatcactttgcaatatactgAGGAGGGTTTATTATCTATAGATGAGAATAGAGAAGGTCATGCAGCGGCATTTGGAGATGATATAGCAATTGAATGTCTTGCAACTGAGTTCAAGCGAGAGATTTATGTG GTGCAAGCACATGGATCTGATGCAATGGTTGATGAAGAGAATTGTGTTTTCTTCCTTCCACATCGTCCAAGAGGTGAAATTTGTGAACTTCCTTTCTTCCTATTTATGAAAGGAACAG GGTGGTGTGGTGCTGGAGCTGACCACTATGAGCCATTGATTGCCAATCCTTCTTCTTTAGTCTCCACAGAGAAGGTTGCTGTAGTACTTTGA